The Alistipes megaguti sequence TCACCCTCGGCATTGGCCGGAACCACGACCGGAATGATGATATATCCGTATTTCTTGCCCTCGCTGCGGCGCATGACGCGGCCAACAGCCTGTACAATATCAACCTGCGATTTTTTGGAGTCAATAAAGATTACGGCATCGAGCGACGGGACATCGACACCCTCCGAAAGGCAGCGGGCGTTGGTCAGCATACGGCACTCGCGTTCGTTTTCGGGTTGCTCCTTGAGCCACATCAGATCCTCGTCGCGTTTGGTAGCCGACATCGAGCCGTCGACGTGGCGGGCAACGACATCGACCATCGTGGCGCGGTCCTCCTCGCGGATGTCCTCCATGTAGAGGTCCTTGTAGTCGGTGAAGGCTTTGGCGATTGCTTCTGACTTTTTGATGTTCGAACAAAAGGCCACGGCGCGGCGCATCGGTTGCGGATCTGACCCTTTAACAAGATCCTCGTCTGCACCGAGCATTTTCTTCGATAGAGCATTGATGCATCCGATCAGCCGTGAGGGATCATCAGCGTCGATGGTTCCGTCCTCGCGGGTCAGGGCTTTTTGCAGCGTGGGGGGAATGTCTTTTTCGCCCACGGCGAGAATAAGCACTTTGTAATCGACGAGTAATTCTCTCTCGACGGCTTCGCCGAAGCCAATGCGATAGATCTCGTCGCCGTACATCGAGCGGTCGTCCATCGAGCAAAGGACGGCAGAGTTTTCTTTTGCCTTGTCTTTGGTCTCAGCGGTATAGAGGCGCGGCGTGGCGGTCATGTAGATGCGGCGCACGGCGCGCAGGAAGTCGTTGTTGTGGACCCGGACAAAGGCACTCTCGATTTCGTCCTTGAGCGTAACGCCCGTGGTGCGGTGCGCCTCGTCGCAGATGATGAGATCGAACGTGCCGAAGGCGTCGCCGGTCTCCGCGAGCAGCTGCTGCTGGGCCCGCGAAATGACGTCGATGGACTGGTAGGTCGAGAAGACGACGGTCAGTCCCTCGGCATTGTGCCGGCGGGCGTGTTGCAGTTGTTTGACGATGGAGGGGACGTCGGTCGAGGCCGGAAGTGCCAGGTCGACGACGCTTGTCGTGTCGTTGTCGTTCTTTTCGGTCTGTTTCGAGACCTGCGGGTCGGAGCAGATGCAGACGGCCATCATCGGCTCCAGGGCCTGTTGCAGCCACGACCGCAGGGTTTGTCCCAGCAGGGCAATCGAGGGTACGAGGAACAGCACCAGACCGCGGCCCCCGGTTTCGTTCTCGGCGATTCGCAACGAGGTGAAGGTTTTGCCCGTGCCGCAGGCCATGATGAGCTTGCCGCGCGTATGGGCGGGCTGGCCGGTGGCTTCGTCAATCTTGAAATAGGCGTGGGTCTGGTCGATGGCCTGCTGCTGGTGCTCCCGTATGGCAAAGGGTTTGGACCGGGAGGCCATGCCGAAGATGCCCTGTTCGAGGCTGTTCCAGTCGACATCGTCGTTTTCGAGGTCGATAAGGTTCAGACGGGTTACCGGCGGATTCTGATTGCGGATGGTCTGCTCGGCCGTGGAGTTCCATTTGTTTGTCGTCGAGATCCACAGCCGCTGCACGAATCCCGTCATGCCGGATTCGGTCTCGAAGCGTTTGCCCGAGGTAGAGAGGAATGTATCCACGTCGGGCTTGTTGATGAAGGCATTCGCCGCGTAGCATTTGCACTGGATGGCCCAATACTCGCCCTCGACGGTGCGGGCCACAAGGTCGATGCCGGTGTCCTTGCCGCCGAACTGGTCGTGGAAGGGAAACTCCGTCCAGAGCCACACCTTCTCGAAGAGGTTGGCATACAAGGTCGTGGTTTTCAGATAGGCCTGCATGAGGCGTTCGAAACGGTATCCTTTGTCGCGTTCGGAAAAGGCGTCCTGGCGGAATTTATTCAGAATTTGGGCGAATGTGCTCATCGTGCAAGATTATATATACTCTAACAAAAGTAATCATTTCACCTCAATAAAAACAGAATCGAGGGGATTTATTCGCCCCTCGATTGTTGGTAATACTCTGATTGGATTGTCTATCGGAGAAATCGTATTTAATAAGTAGTATTCTTTTTTAACGCCGTCGCCCGCGGCGTTTGCGCGGTTGTTCCTGCTGGGTTTGTTCCGCCTCGTCGGGATCAAACCTCGGACGCAGCAGGTCGTCCAGCAGGTAGCTGAACGAGGGTGTCAGGGTCGGGGCCGATTGGCGTTCGGGAGCAAGCGCCTGTCGGCTGTTCCGTTCCAGAGCGGTGTCGATTTTCGAATAGCTGAACTGCCGGTCGATCTTCGAACCGTTGAACGGGTAGCCGTTTTTGGCAAACACGACTCCCTGCACGTCGGAGGTGCCTCCGCACATCCGGAACTCCGTAGTGACACCTTCGCGGCGCAAGGCTGCCGTCAGCTCCTCCCAGTTGCGGCAGCGGGGGACGGTATCGCACAGGGCATGGTAGATTTCGTATTTCGTCTTGTCCGGTTCGCGCAGCCGGTACTCCTTGACCTGCTCCTTGCCCGATGCAAAGTAGAGTCCGTAACGGGCGGTCAGTTGCTTGCAGAGCCGCTCCGAACGGTAGCGGTCGTTGCGGTCGGAGATCGTTCGTCCGTCGTTGCCCACGCGGTTGAAGAGAATATGCAGGTGGGGATGTTCCCGGTCGCGGTGGCGGACAATGATAAGTTGTGTATCCTTGATCCCCATCCGGTCCAGGTACTCCACCGCAATGGAGAGCAGCAGTCGGTTGTCCAACCGGGCGGCATCCCGGGGCGAAAAGGAGAGTACGACGTGTCCCACGGGTTTCGAAACCCTGGGGTTTTGCGCAGCCTGCCGTTCGAATCCGCGGATGATGGAGGGCGTGTCCTTGAACAGAACGCCCATCCCGGCCAGGCAATCGGCGCCCTTCCCGGGACCGAAAATGTATTGGACGGCTCCGCTGAAGGAGCCGCCTTTCGAGAGTTTGGCAATCATGGCAGTTTGTCGATTCGGGTGAGCAGCGCATCAATTCGGTCGACCAACGTCGCCAAAGTGGTGGTATCGCGTCCATACCCAGCCACATGCGCCATGCGGGCGAGTTGGTTGAGGTTGTTCGCCATGCCGGTGAGCTGCCGCAGCAGGGTGAGCGTCTCGGGAGTCATCCGGGCGCGGACGATGCTCCGGGCAAGGGCGCGCCGGGCGTATTCGGCACACACGAGACCGGCGCCCCGTGCCTTGCGGCACAGGGCGTCGTAATCGGTCTCGGTCAGGCAGACGACCAGCCTTCGTTTGAGTCGTTCCGTTTCGGGTTTGGGCGGGCGGCCGCCTCGCGGGCGGTTCGGATTCGTCGGACTTTTCATCTGTGCAAGTATAATAGACCAGCGGGATGGATTCAGGAGGTTTCGAGTGTCTCGAAACATAAACTTGCTTTTATTACAACCCGGAATCTCCCTCCGCGGTTGCCGAAGCCAGTTTTTCGCCGAAAGCCTCCATTTCACGGCCGATCACCGTCTCGGAAAATTTGGCGTAATGGCGGGTCATGTTGGTGTTCGAGTGCCCGAGGATTTTGGCCAGCACGTCGATCGGCATTCCGTATTCGACCGCCATGCAGGCGAACGTATGGCGGGCGCAATGCGTGGTCAGCACCTTGTCGATGCCGCAGACGATGGCGATCTCCTTCATAAAGGCATTCATCTTCTGGTTGCTCGGCAGGGGCAGCACCCGCCCGCGGGCCTGGCAGACTGCGTCGTGCTCGTAGCGGCGGAGGATCTCCAATGCCATCGGGAGCAGGGGAATGCGGCTCATCACGGCGGTCTTTTCGCGTGGCTTGTGGATCCACCAGCGTCCTTCGTCGTCGCGCGAGATGTGTTCGCTCCGCAGGTGGTCGGCATCGGCGAAGGCCAGTCCCGTAAGGCAGCAGAAGACAAAAACGTCACGGATACGGGCCAGCCGATGGTCGAGTTGCTTGCGGGTCAGGATCTCCAGCTCGCGGGCCGTGAGGTGCTCTTT is a genomic window containing:
- a CDS encoding DEAD/DEAH box helicase family protein; the encoded protein is MSTFAQILNKFRQDAFSERDKGYRFERLMQAYLKTTTLYANLFEKVWLWTEFPFHDQFGGKDTGIDLVARTVEGEYWAIQCKCYAANAFINKPDVDTFLSTSGKRFETESGMTGFVQRLWISTTNKWNSTAEQTIRNQNPPVTRLNLIDLENDDVDWNSLEQGIFGMASRSKPFAIREHQQQAIDQTHAYFKIDEATGQPAHTRGKLIMACGTGKTFTSLRIAENETGGRGLVLFLVPSIALLGQTLRSWLQQALEPMMAVCICSDPQVSKQTEKNDNDTTSVVDLALPASTDVPSIVKQLQHARRHNAEGLTVVFSTYQSIDVISRAQQQLLAETGDAFGTFDLIICDEAHRTTGVTLKDEIESAFVRVHNNDFLRAVRRIYMTATPRLYTAETKDKAKENSAVLCSMDDRSMYGDEIYRIGFGEAVERELLVDYKVLILAVGEKDIPPTLQKALTREDGTIDADDPSRLIGCINALSKKMLGADEDLVKGSDPQPMRRAVAFCSNIKKSEAIAKAFTDYKDLYMEDIREEDRATMVDVVARHVDGSMSATKRDEDLMWLKEQPENERECRMLTNARCLSEGVDVPSLDAVIFIDSKKSQVDIVQAVGRVMRRSEGKKYGYIIIPVVVPANAEGDKVLEKHPCFKIVWEILYGLRAHDDRFDAKIFNVEFTKRKPQNILFGGVGASRKDEDQHSDGDSSPRYQTAAEQLAAQLALDFNDLQNVFYAKMVTKVGPRHYWELWARDIAQIAERHIERIKTLIADNGKHRKAFDQLMRGLHRNINPGLSEQDAIEMLSQHIISRPVFEALFENYQFAARNPISRSMQKMLDLLDDETKTEEEHLKLQRFYHNVRNIIGKNATAEDRQRVIVELYDKFFKVASPRTVEKLGIVYTPVEVVDFIIRSVGYILQREFGRSLSDENVHILDPFTGTGTFITRLLQSGLISREALERKYGREIHANEIVLMAYYIASVNIENVFHDLMGPDTEYRPFGGICLTDTFQLGEDLENDNESRAALEEVFPQNSQRVKKQRNKPITVIVGNPPYSIGQKSANDNAQNESYPTLESRIQHTYVALSEAALNKSTYDSYIKAFRWASDRLDKKDGVSSVLLQIANGLKRVDLTVCGSASKKNFHQFIYLIYEGLSEGKLEIRQKKKGKISLIL
- a CDS encoding relaxase/mobilization nuclease domain-containing protein — protein: MIAKLSKGGSFSGAVQYIFGPGKGADCLAGMGVLFKDTPSIIRGFERQAAQNPRVSKPVGHVVLSFSPRDAARLDNRLLLSIAVEYLDRMGIKDTQLIIVRHRDREHPHLHILFNRVGNDGRTISDRNDRYRSERLCKQLTARYGLYFASGKEQVKEYRLREPDKTKYEIYHALCDTVPRCRNWEELTAALRREGVTTEFRMCGGTSDVQGVVFAKNGYPFNGSKIDRQFSYSKIDTALERNSRQALAPERQSAPTLTPSFSYLLDDLLRPRFDPDEAEQTQQEQPRKRRGRRR
- a CDS encoding MobC family plasmid mobilization relaxosome protein gives rise to the protein MKSPTNPNRPRGGRPPKPETERLKRRLVVCLTETDYDALCRKARGAGLVCAEYARRALARSIVRARMTPETLTLLRQLTGMANNLNQLARMAHVAGYGRDTTTLATLVDRIDALLTRIDKLP